A region of Centropristis striata isolate RG_2023a ecotype Rhode Island chromosome 17, C.striata_1.0, whole genome shotgun sequence DNA encodes the following proteins:
- the LOC131989463 gene encoding lithostathine-1-beta-like: MADHVILIKQSMTWVDALDYCRDNHRNLVSITSLNQQRWVQEKAKQADSDYVWLGLRYTCTLDFWFWVTDQAVHYNNWNSRVTTDDCDMSGAMDRTGEHKWVKKNDEEKFNFICFK, translated from the coding sequence ATGGCAGATCACGTGATCCTGATCAAGCAAAGCATGACCTGGGTGGACGCCTTAGATTACTGCAGAGACAATCACCGTAACCTGGTCTCCATCACCAGCCTCAACCAGCAGAGGTGGGTCCAAGAGAAAGCCAAGCAGGCCGACTCTGACTACGTCTGGCTGGGACTGCGCTACACCTGCACTCTGGACTTCTGGTTCTGGGTCACTGACCAGGCGGTCCACTACAATAACTGGAACTCAAGAGTGACGACGGATGACTGTGACATGTCCGGAGCCATGGACCGCACAGGAGAACATAAGTGGGTCAAAAAGAATGACGAGGAGAAGTTTAATTTCATCTGTTTCAAGTAA
- the LOC131989455 gene encoding macrophage mannose receptor 1-like — translation MQWSLFVLILMGQCAFITCRLYKFHFIDETKTWTEAQSYCREHYTDLATLTNKTDMKRLCNYTKNVQSGVWIGLYKQTGTKRKWHWSLPGVEYTETKTNWAPGEPNKNCVFLPQLENDKWEKDKCSHRHKFICYDGKKKSTKKFHFINKEKTWPQAQSYCRKHHTDLVSGRKQLEDDEFKEERPQDDKDLWIGLFRDSWRWSDGSSFSFRYRDLDLYEGDKKCAMIANGKWSSDKCDGEKPFVCYDDHVILINQSMTWVDALDYCRDNHRNLVSITSLNQQRWVQEKAKQADSDYVWLGLRYTCTLDFWFWVTDQAVHYNNWNSSVKTDDCDMSGAMDRTGEHKWVRKNDEEKFNFICFK, via the exons ATGCAGTGGAGTCTGTTTGTGCTCATTCTGATGG GTCAGTGTGCCTTCATCACATGTCGCCTCTATAAGTTTCACTTTATTGACGAGACTAAGACCTGGACAGAAgcccagagctactgcagagaacatTACACTGACCTGGCCACATTGACTAACAAGACAGACATGAAGAGACTCTGTAACTATACAAAGAATGTACAGTCTGGAGTCTGGATTGGGCTTTACAAACAAACAGGTACCAAAAGGAAGTGGCACTGGTCTCTGCCAGGGGTGGAGTACACTGAAACCAAGACAAACTGGGCTCCAGGTGAACCAAacaaaaactgtgtgtttttacctCAACTCGAGAATGATAAGTGGGAGAAAGACAAATGTTCACACAGACATAAATTCATCTGCTACGATG GAAAGAAGAAATCCACTAAAAAGTTCCATTTCATTAACAAAGAGAAGACCTGGCCACAGGCTCAGAGCTACTGCAGAAAACACCACACTGACCTGGTGAGTGGACGCAAACAGTTAGAAGACGATGAATTCAAGGAGGAGCGTCCTCAGGATGACAAAGACTTGTGGATCGGCCTGTTCAGAGACAGCTGGAGGTGGTCAGATGGCAGCAGTTTCTCTTTCAGATACAGGGATCTGGACTTATATGAAGGAGACAAGAAATGCGCTATGATTGCAAATGGAAAATGGAGCTCTGATAAATGTGATGGAGAGAAACCCTTTGTCTGCTATGATG ATCACGTGATCCTGATCAACCAAAGCATGACCTGGGTGGACGCCTTAGATTACTGCAGAGACAATCACCGTAACCTGGTCTCCATCACCAGCCTCAACCAGCAGAGGTGGGTCCAAGAGAAAGCCAAGCAGGCCGACTCTGACTACGTCTGGCTGGGACTGCGCTACACCTGCACTCTGGACTTCTGGTTCTGGGTCACTGACCAGGCGGTCCACTACAATAACTGGAACTCAAGTGTGAAGACGGATGACTGTGACATGTCCGGAGCCATGGACCGCACAGGAGAACATAAGTGGGTCAGAAAGAATGACGAGGAGAAGTTTAATTTCATCTGTTTCAAGTAA
- the LOC131989454 gene encoding C-type mannose receptor 2-like: protein MQWSLFVLILMGLGQCAFSTCPLYKYHFIDKTKTWTEAQSYCRKHHTDLATVTNKTDMKRICGSAKNVQSGVWIGLTGTNRKWHWSLPGVEFTETNWATDEPNDSSFPGNCVRLQRPQSYKWADNGCLEEYKFVCYNETKQDGKKFHFIDEIKTWPQAQSYCRELYTDLVSGLDQLNDTKFKEERQQHEGDLWIGLFRDSWRWSDGSSFSFRDWDPELQNTAGKECAVILSNGTWKPEDCGVKQPFFCYEDHVILINQSMTWVDALDYCRDNHRNLVSITSLNQQRWVQEKAKQADSDYVWLGLRYTCTLDFWFWVTDQAVHYNNWNSRVTTDDCDMSGAMDRTGEHKWVKKNDEEKFNFICFK, encoded by the exons ATGCAGTGGAGTCTGTTTGTGCTCATTCTGATGG GTCTAGGTCAGTGTGCCTTCTCCACATGTCCCCTCTATAAGTACCACTTTATTGATAAGACTAAGACCTGGACAGAAgcccagagctactgcagaaAACACCACACTGACCTGGCCACAGTGACTAACAAGACAGACATGAAGAGAATCTGTGGCAGTGCAAAGAATGTACAGTCTGGAGTCTGGATTGGGCTAACAGGAACCAACAGGAAGTGGCACTGGTCTCTGCCAGGGGTGGAGTTCACTGAAACAAACTGGGCTACAGATGAACCAAACGATAGCTCGTTTCCTGGGAACTGTGTGCGTTTACAACGGCCCCAAAGTTATAAATGGGCGGACAACGGTTGTCTAGAGGAGTATAAATTCGTCTGCTACAATG aaacaaaacaagacgGTAAAAAGTTCCATTTCATTGACGAAATCAAGACCTGGCCACAGGCtcagagctactgcagagaactCTACACTGACCTGGTGAGTGGACTCGATCagttaaatgacacaaaattcaAGGAGGAGCGTCAGCAGCATGAAGGAGACTTGTGGATCGGCCTGTTCAGAGACAGCTGGAGGTGGTCAGATGGCAGCAGTTTCTCTTTCAGAGACTGGGATCCAGAGCTTCAGAACACAGCAGGAAAAGAATGTGCTGTGATCTTGTCTAATGGCACGTGGAAGCCAGAAGACTGTGGTGTCAAACAACCCTTCTTCTGCTATGAAG ATCACGTGATCCTGATCAACCAAAGCATGACCTGGGTGGACGCCTTAGATTACTGCAGAGACAATCACCGTAACCTGGTCTCCATCACCAGCCTCAACCAGCAGAGGTGGGTCCAAGAGAAAGCCAAGCAGGCCGACTCTGACTACGTCTGGCTGGGACTGCGCTACACCTGCACTCTGGACTTCTGGTTCTGGGTCACTGACCAGGCGGTCCACTACAATAACTGGAACTCAAGAGTGACGACGGATGACTGTGACATGTCCGGAGCCATGGACCGCACAGGAGAACATAAGTGGGTCAAAAAGAATGACGAGGAGAAGTTTAATTTCATCTGTTTCAAGTAA